GTGTCAAGTAAAGTGTTTACCGAGGATATAGTTTGTAAGTGTCCAATCAAATGTCATCGTAAGATAAACAATGAGTCCAAGAAAAACATTTGGAACTTTTTTTACTCCCTGGAAACAAAAAATGCTCAAGATGTCTACCTTCAAACACTTGTTGAGGCCAAAGAAATTGGTAGGCGTTCCAAATGTGGACAAAATATTGAATCAATGAGTGAAGAACCAAATGAGCTAATGGAACAGGACACTAGAAGTTTCAAGAGAAATCATActtatgtttatcatttaaaaattaacggtTGTCTTATACCTGTTtgcaaaagtgtgtttttaaaagtCCATGGAATTTCAGCTGATCGTATGAAAAGGATTTGTCAGCTTTTGCTCCAGGAGAAAAGTCCACGTGACTTGAGGGGCAAAACCCGAAGTGGAAACGCCATACCAGGAAATATCTGTATACTTATTGATCAACATATAAAGTCATATGAAATAAAGGAAACTCATTATGGTGGTAAGCCAAAGAAATACTTAGATGCTCGGCTTACTGTCAAGAAAATGCATGAAATGTTTATAGATAAACATCCTGATCtagaaaaagttgtaaaatacaacttttattacggctactttaaggaaaattttaatttctcatttggTCGTCCTCAAGTTGACGTATGCTGTCAGTGCGAAAGTTTTTCCAGTAAATTAAAGGATCCCCTTATGTGTGACAATGCTAAACGTAATGTTGCTGCTGAGCTAATTCTTCACAAAAGGAgagcaaaaaaattttatcattccttaCAGTTAGCAAGTGAAGATACAAATGATGACACTGTTGctatatgttttgattttatgcaGAACCTCCCCCTGCCCCACATACCCGTACAGGAGGTATTTTACATGAGGCAATTATgggtaaacaatttttgtattcatgatttgaaatcaaataaggCCAAGATGTACGTCTATCACGAAGGGGAAGGAAACAAATCTCCCAATGAggtgtgttcttttatttttgactatATAAAAACGGAGATCCCAGATTCTGTAAAACATTTGATCTTATTCAGTGATGGACCTTTCGGCCAAAACAAGAACAACACTGTAATTaggtttttaatgaatttgtgtGACAACTGCAACCTAGAGACAATCACTTACAACTTCCCAGTACGAGGGCACTCGTACTCTCCTTGTGATAGGGATTTTGGTTGTATAAAGCGTCTCATAAGAAAGGTAGACAGGATCTACACCCCTGAAGAATATAGAGAACTTATTTTGAGGGCTAGTAATACAGGCCGCTTTTCAGTTCACATGGTTAAAACAGATGAAATCTTGAATTTCAAGGACTGGTGGccactttcttataaaaagtcCACTTCTGCTTCTGATGAAACTTCAGGAAGGAATGTTCCGAAAAAAAGACAAGGAGCCCTTCAAACTTTCAACATATAAGCAGTTTTGTTTCAGCTCAAGAACAAAGGGAAAAGTAGTAGTGAAACCGTTTATTGATGGTATGATTTCATCTACATTCACCTTCCTGAAATGTGATAAGCCTCCAGAACTACCAAATCAGCCGGCCTATCCCCAAGGAAAGGTAAGCctaaacttatttcttaaaatttgttccaCTAAAATTTAGACTAACTCCATGAGAATAATGTAAAGGAATGATAAAATTAGcaaacaagtttttgttattttatttctcatcagtaaactgcattttttataaaaagtggaatGGTTTCAGGTACCCATTAACAAGAAAAAGATACAGGATTTGAGAAAATTAACTGAGTACACGAGaggttatgaacatttttataatgcaatcCTACTGTGGCCTACAACTGACTCTGAAAACCCTGAGGAAGTGGATCAAGGGTGTGAATAAGTTGCACTTCTgtctttttatttgcaaatagatgttttctctgtaataaataatcatttttgacACTTGTTcagtgtgtaatttattttaactacaccaaaaataccataaataatataaagacaatGAAAAGTGTATATGGAACAACCATTTGGTGCAGAAACCCttcaactgattttttttaataattttttttctacaaaaatgtaatatgtagagAGATAAAAACACAACTAAGCAATTTCTAAATGTAGGTGGAACCAACGTAAAAAACctaagataaagaaaaaaaaatgtgtttgtagaggagagttttttattgttttcctaaaatttactttttgttagttagggggtttctgaaataaacgattCAATTTTAAACCATGTTACTTTAAGCAAATTTTTTACTCTCTGTTTATACTTAGCATTCTCTACTTTACTAAGAAATAAC
The DNA window shown above is from Homalodisca vitripennis isolate AUS2020 unplaced genomic scaffold, UT_GWSS_2.1 ScUCBcl_1827;HRSCAF=5940, whole genome shotgun sequence and carries:
- the LOC124371670 gene encoding uncharacterized protein LOC124371670, whose amino-acid sequence is MKLQEGMFRKKDKEPFKLSTYKQFCFSSRTKGKVVVKPFIDGMISSTFTFLKCDKPPELPNQPAYPQGKVPINKKKIQDLRKLTEYTRGYEHFYNAILLWPTTDSENPEEVDQGCE